The Colias croceus chromosome 18, ilColCroc2.1 genome has a window encoding:
- the LOC123699886 gene encoding IQ and AAA domain-containing protein 1-like, which translates to MVQPQKRLIVKRLLEACLGRLLEIKHDWVELNLSDYTYDDDEALRRLNVTPLEAEPCVPQYFVRERQQEVDDRRQFITEVLRKLGHEPAKPRPLVLTEQQAVIIIQSHERARQGRLRGQFMKEIRLLKEKGRDQRGEMSSTAATAIQRVWRGFIARRATKKRKLQEQLLIGMEMLPYVESKEIKKAEEVKQTRRQLQQQNEKEYQDALNAIEDRLLAKHEAKITERISDELRRWITEYYERTTRLPEFPSEDAGGSRAMFSRQGTGVDSELSKLSPISSKDSKKSKDSKEKKSNKTDENKNKDKDEVEDLYTFKCTASSFLQEIINTNEEYEDIWKYRDDDDDLHEKYDTEMIEREKMAKIEQEIRNTVDELMRTELDLLQAAFDRDRAHKGKKSKKPQKKVRRGGKKSKKKKEKDLTPDRTTESLFEELVTNGIIRPHPFVSIINDYIGEKNFVGAQWRCEGREPSPSLGDIRQLVKEYCILPLGSEYVRTHAPIVRSILISGPSGSGKKMLVNAICSETGAMLFDLTPANIVGKYPGKSGLIMLIHLVMKVSRLLQPSVIWMDEAEKPFVKKIPKTDKTDPKRLKKDLVKIIKGICPEDRVLFIGTSRTPWEAEQKLLFQCYAKVIQIPKADYGSISLMWRTKLHRAGALSPRLDISCLSRVSDSYTIGTLLSALDAVLTTKRRLQLRVRALTAQEVAVQLSAREPVYAEQDAAANAWWLKTPMERRRLRMLQKLQELEQENEERAAATK; encoded by the exons ATGGTGCAGCCACAGAAGCGCTTGATTGTGAAAAGGTTACTTGAAGCGTGTTTAGGAAGGCTGCTGGAAATAAAGCATGACTGGGTCGAGCTCAATCTGTCGGACTATAcgtatgatgatgatgag GCACTACGGAGGCTCAACGTCACACCTCTAGAAGCAGAACCATGCGTCCCGCAATACTTCGTCAGAGAAAGACAGCAAGAGGTCGACGATCGACGCCAGTTCATCACAGAAGTCCTAAGGAAGCTGGGACATGAACCAGCTAAGCCTAGACCATTAGTCCTCACTGAACAACAAGCTGTTATCATTATACAGAGTCATGAAAGAGCAAGGCAAGGACGACTAAG AGGCCAATTCATGAAAGAAATTCGTCTCCTAAAAGAGAAAGGCAGGGATCAGAGAGGTGAAATGTCCTCCACAGCAGCCACTGCTATTCAGAGGGTGTGGAGAGGGTTCATTGCTAGACGAGCCACTAAAAAGAGAAAGTTACAGGAACAGCTTCTTATTGGCATGGAAATGCTTCCATATGTGGAATCTAAAGAGATAAAAAAAGCCGAAGAG GTGAAACAAACACGCCGTCAATTGCAACAACAAAACGAAAAAGAATATCAAGATGCACTAAACGCAATCGAAGATAGGCTTCTAGCAAAACATGAGGCTAAAATAACTGAGCGAATCAGCGATGAACTAAGGCGTTGGATAACAGAATATTATGAAAGAACAACTCGATTGCCAGAATTTCCTTCCGAAGACGCTGGTGGTAGTCGTGCAATGTTTAGCAGACAAG GGACGGGTGTTGACAGTGAATTAAGTAAGCTATCACCGATATCTTCTAAGGATTCTAAAAAAAGCAAGGACAGTAAAGAGAAGAAAAGCAACAAGactgatgaaaataaaaacaaagacaAAGACGAAGTGGAAGatctttatacatttaaatgcaCAGCCTCGTCATTTCTgcaagaaataataaataccaatGAAGA ATATGAAGATATATGGAAATATAGAGACGACGATGATGATCTTCATGAAAAATATGATACTGAAATGATAGAACGTGAAAAAATGGCTAAAATCGAACAAGAAATAAGAAACACAGTTGATGAATTGATGAGAACTGAACTTGATCTATTGCAAGCTGCTTTTGATAGGGATAGAGCTCATAAAGGAAAGAAGTCTAAAAAGCCGCAAAAAAAG GTACGACGCGGAGGAAAGAAGagtaagaaaaagaaagagaAAGACCTAACGCCTGACAGGACAACAGAGTCTTTATTTGAGGAATTAGTCACTAATGGCATTATCCGTCCTCATCCTTTTGTTAgtataattaatgattatattGGTGAAAAGAACTTTGTTGGAGCTCAGTGGAGGTGCGAGGGAAGGGAACCGTCACCGTCTTTGGGAGATATACGGCAATTGGTTAAAGAATATTGTATTCTGCCGCTTGGTTCTGAATATGTTAGAACGCATGCGCCTATAGTTAGGTCTATTTTGATTTCag GTCCATCTGGAAGCGGTAAGAAGATGCTTGTCAACGCTATTTGTAGTGAAACCGGTGCTATGTTATTTGATTTAACACCAGCAAACATAGTGGGAAAATATCCAGGAAAATCAGGACTAATAATGTTGATACATTTAGTTATGAAAGTATCAAGACTGTTACAACCATCTGTTATATGGATGGATGAAGCTGAAAAACCTTTTGTTAAGAAAATACCTAAAACGGATAAAACTGACCCGAAAAGATTGAAGAAAGATCtagtgaaaattataaaag GTATCTGCCCAGAAGATCGCGTATTATTCATCGGCACATCCCGCACACCATGGGAAGCGGAACAAAAGCTGCTATTCCAATGCTATGCTAAAGTTATTCAGATCCCCAAAGCTGATTACGGCAGCATATCTCTTATGTGGCGCACAAAACTGCACAGAGCGGGCGCGCTATCTCCCAGATTAGATATATCGTGCTTATCTAGAGTATCCGACTCGTATACTATTG GTACCCTACTATCAGCCCTGGATGCTGTTCTCACCACAAAAAGGCGTCTACAGTTACGCGTCAGAGCGCTTACAGCGCAAGAAGTAGCTGTCCAGTTGAGCGCCCGGGAGCCAGTTTATGCAGAACAA GATGCAGCAGCAAATGCTTGGTGGTTGAAGACACCGATGGAGAGAAGAAGACTACGGATGCTGCAAAAGTTACAAGAGTTGGAACAAGAGAATGAAGAGAGAGCTGCTGCTActaaataa